In one window of Frigoriglobus tundricola DNA:
- a CDS encoding DMT family transporter gives MSPWVTGLVLFSAVLHASWNALLKGGSDRLHSVTVMAVAASLVSAVWAAFLPAPLAESWSYIGLSVALHVAYNLLLVAAYRHGDLGVTYPVARGSSPLLVAAGAAILAGERPDALALVGIALVCGGILGLAREHRRGPRSRVIAPAVLTGVTIAAYTVVDGLGSRVSGDAGAYAAWLFLATGPAMLPVWAWQRRVPGGLVRLDAGTLRSAAGGVVSLAAYAIVIWAASISPMGPVSALRESSVVVAAVLGWLFLGEPLKWWRLVACLVVATGAACLGLRG, from the coding sequence ATGAGTCCGTGGGTTACCGGTTTGGTCCTTTTCTCGGCCGTCCTGCACGCATCGTGGAACGCTCTCCTGAAAGGCGGCAGCGACCGGCTGCACTCGGTCACGGTGATGGCCGTGGCGGCGAGTCTGGTATCCGCCGTGTGGGCCGCCTTCCTGCCCGCCCCGCTCGCGGAGAGTTGGTCTTATATCGGCCTTTCCGTCGCCCTTCACGTCGCTTACAACCTGCTGCTGGTGGCGGCCTACCGGCACGGCGATCTGGGCGTGACCTACCCCGTCGCCCGTGGCTCGTCGCCGCTGCTGGTGGCCGCCGGTGCCGCGATCTTGGCGGGGGAACGGCCCGACGCCCTCGCGCTCGTTGGGATCGCTCTGGTGTGCGGCGGGATCCTCGGCCTGGCCCGCGAGCACCGACGCGGCCCGCGTTCGCGGGTTATCGCCCCCGCCGTCCTGACGGGGGTGACCATCGCCGCCTACACCGTCGTTGACGGGCTCGGGAGCCGGGTATCGGGTGACGCGGGGGCGTACGCGGCGTGGCTCTTCCTGGCCACCGGTCCGGCGATGCTTCCGGTCTGGGCCTGGCAGCGGCGTGTGCCCGGCGGACTCGTCCGGCTCGACGCCGGAACGCTGCGGTCGGCGGCGGGTGGGGTGGTGTCGCTGGCGGCGTACGCCATCGTCATTTGGGCGGCGAGCATCAGCCCGATGGGTCCGGTGTCGGCGTTGCGGGAATCCAGCGTCGTCGTCGCGGCCGTCCTGGGGTGGCTGTTCCTCGGCGAGCCGCTCAAGTGGTGGCGGCTGGTCGCGTGCCTTGTGGTGGCGACGGGGGCCGCGTGCCTCGGGCTGCGGGGGTGA
- a CDS encoding outer membrane protein assembly factor BamB family protein produces the protein MIRFGLLSVLALASTLAPGAAADWPRFRGPNGTGVANGPLPAIDPAAPLWKVKIPGKGVSSPIVVKNRIYLQSASADGRTRLLICLSAADGKTEWTKELPGDTAVTHAKNSLASGTPACDGASVYTAWWDGRAVALGACDLTGKPLWQASLGGYVSQHGPGFSPMVHDGLVYVNVDDDEHAELIAFDAKTGEKKWIADRKPVRASYSTPFVLERAGKPAELVLGTTTAVTSYDPKTGKVNWEYALAWPKGQMPLRVVGCPVYAAGLLVVYCGDGGGARYMAAIDPEKKAPAKVWELKRDTPYVPCVLVKGDRLFWVTDKGAATCADAKTGKALWAEPVFANADVTASPVLVGDKILMISEKGEMAVVKAAEGFEELSKVSLGERVYASPAVADGKVFVRGEGHLFCFGKK, from the coding sequence ATGATCCGATTTGGCCTTCTCTCGGTCCTCGCACTCGCGAGTACGCTCGCCCCCGGCGCCGCCGCCGACTGGCCGCGGTTCCGCGGGCCGAACGGTACCGGCGTGGCGAACGGGCCGCTCCCCGCCATCGACCCGGCCGCACCGCTGTGGAAGGTGAAGATCCCCGGTAAGGGCGTCAGCTCGCCCATCGTCGTGAAGAACAGGATCTACTTGCAGTCCGCCTCGGCCGACGGCCGGACGCGCCTGCTCATCTGCCTCTCCGCGGCCGACGGCAAGACCGAATGGACCAAGGAGCTGCCCGGCGACACCGCCGTCACGCACGCGAAGAACTCCCTCGCGTCCGGCACCCCGGCCTGCGACGGCGCGAGCGTGTACACCGCCTGGTGGGACGGCCGCGCGGTCGCCCTCGGGGCCTGCGACCTCACCGGCAAGCCGCTGTGGCAGGCGTCGCTGGGCGGGTACGTCAGCCAGCACGGCCCCGGGTTCTCCCCGATGGTCCACGACGGCCTCGTGTACGTGAACGTGGACGACGACGAGCACGCGGAACTGATCGCGTTCGATGCCAAAACCGGCGAGAAGAAGTGGATCGCCGACCGCAAGCCCGTCCGCGCCAGCTACTCCACGCCGTTCGTGCTGGAGCGCGCGGGCAAGCCGGCGGAACTCGTCCTCGGCACCACCACGGCGGTCACGTCTTACGACCCGAAGACCGGCAAGGTGAACTGGGAGTACGCGCTCGCGTGGCCGAAGGGCCAGATGCCGCTCCGGGTGGTGGGGTGCCCGGTGTACGCGGCCGGCCTCCTGGTCGTGTACTGCGGCGACGGCGGCGGCGCGCGGTACATGGCCGCCATCGACCCCGAAAAGAAGGCGCCGGCGAAGGTGTGGGAGCTGAAGCGGGACACCCCGTACGTGCCGTGCGTGCTGGTGAAGGGCGACCGGCTGTTCTGGGTCACCGACAAGGGCGCGGCCACCTGTGCCGACGCGAAGACCGGCAAGGCGCTCTGGGCGGAGCCGGTGTTCGCGAACGCGGACGTGACCGCGTCCCCGGTGCTGGTGGGCGACAAGATCCTGATGATCTCGGAAAAGGGCGAAATGGCTGTGGTGAAAGCGGCCGAGGGGTTCGAGGAGCTGTCAAAGGTGTCGCTGGGCGAGCGGGTGTACGCCAGCCCGGCCGTTGCCGACGGCAAGGTGTTCGTCCGCGGCGAGGGGCACCTGTTCTGCTTTGGTAAGAAGTAG
- a CDS encoding AI-2E family transporter codes for MTAPPQTDTPPHRPERPPWRAPDALRTVAVVLLAAAAGWYLMLQLAPILRPLMIAVFLAYVVMPYHARLRRIVGTPASLTILAGSTAGALVVLGFITYASILALSDDLPQLQQRAGELTANAEAALTEYAPWAVPPADGKLNPDRVNELIGRISRPVLNVAADAALEAGVVALYLLFLLLEGTRFPDRVRKAYPPARADEILQVAGAVSSAIVSYLKAKVRSSLFLAVPVGIVLWAVGVKFALLWAVLTFLCNFIPYIGTVVSYSLPVGFAFLLFGPAGQAVTAAVLLLVCHAVSASVAEPMIIGSAVGLSPLVILGSLAFWGLLWGIPGMFLAVPLTVIAVLVMDHFEQTRAIAKLLRGV; via the coding sequence ATGACCGCCCCGCCGCAGACGGACACTCCCCCCCATCGGCCGGAGCGCCCGCCCTGGCGCGCCCCGGACGCCCTGCGTACGGTCGCCGTGGTCCTCCTCGCGGCCGCGGCCGGTTGGTACCTGATGCTCCAACTCGCCCCGATCTTGCGCCCGCTGATGATCGCGGTGTTCCTCGCCTACGTGGTGATGCCGTACCACGCGCGGTTGCGGCGGATCGTCGGAACGCCCGCGTCGCTCACCATCCTCGCCGGGTCCACGGCGGGCGCGCTGGTGGTGCTGGGGTTCATCACCTACGCCAGCATCCTCGCGCTGAGCGACGACCTGCCCCAGCTCCAGCAGCGGGCCGGCGAGCTGACCGCGAACGCGGAAGCGGCGCTCACGGAATACGCCCCGTGGGCCGTGCCGCCCGCGGACGGCAAACTGAACCCGGACCGCGTCAACGAGCTGATCGGCCGCATCAGCCGGCCGGTCCTTAACGTCGCGGCCGACGCGGCGCTCGAGGCCGGCGTGGTCGCCCTGTACCTGCTGTTCCTGTTGCTGGAAGGGACGCGGTTCCCGGACCGCGTGCGGAAGGCGTACCCGCCGGCGCGGGCCGACGAGATCCTCCAGGTGGCGGGTGCGGTCAGTTCGGCGATCGTCAGCTACCTCAAGGCGAAGGTGCGGTCGAGCCTGTTCCTCGCGGTGCCCGTCGGGATCGTGCTCTGGGCGGTGGGGGTGAAGTTCGCGCTCCTGTGGGCGGTGCTGACGTTCCTGTGCAACTTCATCCCCTACATCGGAACGGTGGTGTCGTACTCGTTGCCGGTGGGGTTCGCGTTCCTGCTGTTCGGGCCGGCGGGGCAAGCGGTCACGGCCGCGGTGCTGCTGCTGGTGTGCCACGCGGTGTCGGCGTCGGTCGCCGAGCCGATGATCATCGGCAGCGCGGTGGGGCTCAGCCCGCTGGTGATCCTCGGCTCGCTGGCGTTCTGGGGCCTCTTGTGGGGCATCCCGGGCATGTTCCTGGCGGTGCCGCTGACGGTGATCGCCGTCCTGGTGATGGACCACTTCGAGCAGACCCGCGCCATCGCGAAACTGCTCCGGGGGGTGTGA
- a CDS encoding type II toxin-antitoxin system PemK/MazF family toxin produces the protein MSSPFRQGQIVWVTVPDPRGGNAKSRPAVILTPTAAIDPAGEIQLAAITTLTGQAPFFETVELPATATGHPHTKLRKPCEVVCSWVVSVSAADARDSGGFVPADLLAEVLAKVQRLT, from the coding sequence ATGTCGTCGCCCTTCCGCCAGGGCCAAATCGTGTGGGTCACGGTTCCCGATCCGCGCGGCGGGAACGCCAAGTCGCGCCCCGCCGTGATCCTGACACCCACCGCCGCGATCGACCCGGCGGGCGAGATTCAACTCGCGGCGATCACCACTCTAACCGGTCAAGCCCCGTTCTTCGAAACGGTCGAACTCCCAGCGACGGCGACCGGGCACCCACACACCAAGTTGAGGAAGCCGTGTGAGGTCGTCTGCTCGTGGGTGGTTTCGGTCTCCGCCGCTGACGCCCGAGATAGTGGCGGGTTCGTACCGGCGGATCTGCTTGCGGAAGTTCTCGCCAAAGTGCAGCGGCTGACGTGA
- a CDS encoding 3' terminal RNA ribose 2'-O-methyltransferase Hen1, protein MLLTITTTRPPATDLGWLLHKHPEKAQSFALAFGTAHVFYPEAADERCTAALVLDVDPVGLARQQRHTGNELLAQYVNDRPYVASSFLSVAIAQVLGSALAGTCRGRPDLAEAPLPLVARVTALPCRRGGEPFLRKLFEPLGYAVTATRHPLDPQFPEWGESPYFTVELAATVRLADLLSHLYVLVPVLDDEKHYWVSTDEVEKLLRHGDGWLAAHPEKEAIAARYLRRQGKLVKSALAHLGAEDPDADDAAGAQDLAEERLEAKVSLHERRLATVLSVLQATGAKRVLDLGCGEGKLLRLLAADPRFTEVVGVDVSVRSLEIARQRLDRTRLPDSLKDRVKLLHGALTYRDARLTGFDAAAVVEVIEHLDPPRLGAFERALFGAARPRAVVLTTPNREYNVRFESLPAGRFRHADHRFEWTRAEFAAWCEGVCAAFGYTVRTDPLGDVDTDVGAPSQMAVFTRGSTAC, encoded by the coding sequence ATGCTCCTCACGATCACGACGACCCGCCCGCCGGCCACCGACCTCGGCTGGCTGCTCCACAAGCACCCGGAAAAAGCGCAGTCGTTCGCCCTCGCGTTCGGGACGGCGCACGTGTTCTACCCCGAAGCGGCCGACGAGCGCTGCACCGCGGCGCTGGTTCTCGACGTCGATCCGGTCGGCCTCGCGCGGCAGCAGCGGCACACCGGCAACGAACTCCTCGCACAGTACGTCAACGACCGGCCGTATGTCGCGTCGTCGTTTCTGAGCGTCGCCATTGCCCAGGTGCTGGGCAGCGCGCTGGCCGGCACCTGCAGGGGCCGGCCGGACCTCGCGGAGGCCCCGCTCCCGCTCGTCGCCCGCGTTACCGCTCTGCCCTGCCGGCGCGGCGGCGAACCGTTCCTGCGGAAGCTGTTCGAACCGCTCGGCTACGCCGTCACCGCCACGCGGCACCCGCTCGACCCGCAGTTCCCCGAGTGGGGCGAGTCGCCGTACTTCACGGTTGAACTTGCCGCCACCGTTCGACTCGCCGACCTGCTCTCGCACCTGTACGTTCTCGTACCGGTACTGGACGACGAGAAACATTACTGGGTGAGTACCGACGAGGTGGAGAAACTGCTGCGGCACGGCGACGGCTGGCTCGCGGCCCACCCGGAGAAGGAGGCGATCGCGGCCCGCTACCTCCGGCGCCAGGGCAAACTGGTGAAGTCGGCACTCGCGCACCTCGGGGCCGAAGACCCGGACGCGGACGACGCCGCGGGCGCACAGGATCTCGCGGAGGAGCGGCTGGAAGCGAAGGTCAGCCTGCACGAGCGGCGGCTGGCCACCGTTCTTTCTGTACTGCAAGCGACCGGCGCGAAGCGCGTACTCGACCTCGGCTGCGGCGAGGGGAAGCTCCTGCGGCTACTCGCGGCCGACCCGCGGTTCACGGAGGTGGTCGGCGTGGACGTATCGGTGCGAAGTCTCGAGATCGCCCGACAGCGGCTCGACCGCACGCGCCTGCCGGACAGCCTGAAGGACCGTGTGAAACTCCTGCACGGCGCGCTGACGTACCGCGACGCGCGGCTCACCGGGTTCGACGCGGCGGCCGTCGTGGAAGTGATCGAGCACCTCGACCCGCCGCGGCTCGGCGCGTTCGAGCGGGCGCTGTTCGGGGCGGCCCGGCCCCGTGCGGTTGTCCTCACGACGCCGAACCGCGAGTACAACGTTCGGTTCGAGAGCCTCCCCGCGGGCCGGTTCCGGCACGCCGACCACCGCTTCGAGTGGACGCGGGCCGAGTTCGCGGCGTGGTGCGAAGGCGTGTGTGCCGCGTTCGGCTACACGGTGCGAACCGACCCGCTCGGCGACGTCGACACGGACGTGGGGGCGCCGAGCCAGATGGCAGTGTTCACGCGTGGGAGTACCGCATGTTGA
- a CDS encoding DUF58 domain-containing protein yields the protein MLPADVLRQVRRLHLRARRLVQTLLGGEYHSAFKGAGLSFEEVREYQPGDDVRTIDWNVTARVGHPFIKRFVEERELTMILAVDVSASQGFGTRQLTKRAAAAELAALLALCAVSNNDRVGLLAFSSEVERFVAPNKGPRHVLRLLRDILAFDPKHPGTDLAAALDYLNKVQRRRAIVFFISDFQGSNFEAAFRRAAHKHDLIAVRTSDPRERGWPAVGLVRLQDAETGRQVLVDASSPRVRDAFAATARARDEAFARLARGCQADLIEAGTEGDHFDALLNFFRKRDRRRRHG from the coding sequence ATGCTCCCCGCCGACGTGCTGCGCCAGGTCCGCCGTTTGCACCTGCGGGCCAGGCGGCTCGTGCAGACGCTCCTGGGCGGCGAGTACCACTCGGCGTTCAAGGGCGCCGGGCTGTCGTTCGAAGAGGTGCGCGAGTACCAGCCCGGCGACGACGTGCGGACCATCGACTGGAACGTGACCGCCCGCGTCGGGCACCCGTTCATCAAGCGGTTCGTTGAGGAGCGCGAGCTCACGATGATCCTGGCGGTGGACGTGTCCGCCAGTCAGGGGTTCGGCACGCGGCAGCTCACCAAGCGCGCCGCCGCCGCGGAACTCGCCGCGCTGCTCGCCCTGTGCGCGGTCAGCAACAACGACCGCGTCGGGCTGCTCGCGTTCTCGTCGGAGGTCGAGCGGTTCGTGGCGCCGAACAAGGGGCCGCGGCACGTGCTGCGGCTGCTCCGCGACATCCTCGCGTTCGACCCGAAGCACCCGGGAACGGACCTCGCCGCGGCCCTCGACTACCTCAACAAGGTGCAGCGCCGCCGGGCCATCGTGTTCTTCATCAGCGACTTTCAGGGCAGCAATTTCGAGGCGGCGTTCCGCCGCGCGGCGCACAAGCACGACCTGATCGCGGTGCGGACCAGCGACCCGCGGGAGCGCGGCTGGCCGGCGGTCGGGCTGGTCCGGTTGCAGGACGCCGAGACCGGCCGGCAGGTGCTGGTGGACGCGAGCAGCCCGCGCGTGAGAGACGCGTTCGCCGCTACGGCCCGCGCCCGCGACGAAGCATTCGCACGACTGGCCCGCGGGTGCCAGGCCGACCTCATCGAGGCCGGCACCGAGGGCGACCACTTCGACGCGCTGCTGAACTTCTTCCGCAAGCGCGACCGCCGCCGGAGGCACGGATGA
- a CDS encoding Uma2 family endonuclease, with amino-acid sequence MRGTKVKLPFEDLGELLNRLGGVPPERICLDPFPGTATKRDLLRKHGQPRKLYELVEGTLVEKPMGHVESIVAAELVALLGTFVTRYELGYFTGADDLVELMPKVVRGPDVSFTSWVQRPERTADTNAISKVIPSLVVEVLSEKNSRGEITRKLKDYFFAGVRLAWVIDPRKRTAEAYAAPDEAVAIPADGTLDGGDVLPGFTVPLAALFAKLPAPAAKKQPRRKKK; translated from the coding sequence ATGCGCGGCACGAAGGTGAAGCTTCCGTTCGAGGATCTGGGAGAACTGCTGAACCGACTCGGCGGTGTCCCGCCGGAGCGGATCTGTCTGGACCCGTTTCCCGGCACCGCGACCAAGCGCGACCTGCTACGGAAACACGGCCAACCCCGCAAGCTGTACGAGTTGGTCGAAGGCACCCTCGTGGAGAAGCCGATGGGCCACGTCGAGTCGATCGTAGCGGCGGAACTCGTGGCCCTACTCGGCACCTTCGTCACGCGGTACGAGCTGGGGTACTTTACCGGGGCCGACGATCTGGTCGAACTCATGCCCAAAGTCGTGCGGGGGCCGGACGTCAGTTTCACTTCGTGGGTCCAGCGCCCCGAGCGCACGGCGGACACGAACGCGATCAGCAAGGTGATTCCGTCGCTCGTTGTTGAAGTTCTCAGCGAGAAGAACTCCCGCGGCGAGATCACCAGGAAATTGAAGGACTACTTCTTCGCCGGGGTAAGGCTCGCTTGGGTGATCGACCCGCGGAAGCGCACGGCCGAAGCGTACGCCGCGCCCGACGAGGCCGTTGCCATCCCCGCCGATGGTACGCTGGACGGTGGCGACGTGCTGCCCGGCTTCACGGTCCCGCTCGCGGCCCTGTTTGCCAAGCTGCCCGCTCCGGCGGCAAAGAAGCAGCCCCGGCGCAAGAAGAAGTGA
- the glpK gene encoding glycerol kinase GlpK, giving the protein MPSPLVLAIDQGTTSSRAVVYDATTFTPLGAAQQEIEQHYPRDGWVEHEPEDIWYSVARTVREAIAKSGRDPRDVAAIGITNQRETVVAWDRASGRPVYRAIVWQDRRTTDFCRERAADQPWLTAKTGLVLDPYFSGTKLHWLLERTPLLKVVADHGELAVGTIDSFLIWRLTGGAVHATDATNASRTLLFNIHAMQWDTELLRYFGVPLAALPDVKSSVAEFGVTKGLDFLPDGVPIRGVAGDQQAALFGQGCFGPGAAKCTYGTGAFYLLHTGDTAVSSQHKLLTTVAAMTDAKPKYALEGAVFIAGAAVQWLRDGLHLFKSAAEVEQLAKESNPAEPVLFVPGFVGLGAPHWVPEARGVIFGLTRATTAADLGRAALEGVAFQVADLIDAAEKDAKEPPPPAPEEPTPQPPPRREGGTARDASRDSPDVPEIRRSFSPPFREGLGVGSAGAGAVGLLRVDGGMARNDWFLQFQADALGSPLSRAAQSESTALGAAFLAAVGAGLADQSKLGAGGRCDAVRAHAPGRRPRAKARRMAPGRAGGDRVLLGRRVKYHHGASPRPPSPKMDTEGIDIALFDMDGSLADYDGALVRALEELRAPEEPPITRENLWQTEGREHILARLRLIKGQPGWWLNLDPISTGMTVLRLCERLGFDVHVLTKGPKRFALAWDEKVRWCQRHIGPDVDVHVTSDKGLVYGKLLYDDYPEYMLRWLRHRPRGLGVMPVAPHNRDFVHPNVVKWDGTNLEEVTRAVLVAKNRNPGEALVLG; this is encoded by the coding sequence ATGCCCTCTCCCCTCGTCCTCGCCATCGACCAGGGCACCACCAGCTCGCGCGCGGTGGTGTACGACGCCACCACGTTCACACCGCTCGGCGCGGCCCAGCAGGAAATCGAGCAGCACTACCCGCGCGACGGGTGGGTCGAACACGAGCCCGAAGACATCTGGTACTCGGTCGCCCGCACCGTCCGCGAAGCGATCGCGAAATCCGGGCGCGACCCGCGGGACGTGGCCGCCATCGGCATCACCAACCAGCGCGAAACCGTCGTCGCGTGGGACCGCGCGAGCGGGCGCCCGGTGTACCGCGCGATCGTGTGGCAGGACCGCCGCACCACGGATTTCTGCCGCGAACGCGCCGCCGACCAGCCGTGGCTCACCGCGAAAACCGGACTCGTACTCGATCCGTACTTTTCGGGGACCAAGCTCCACTGGCTCCTCGAACGCACGCCATTGCTGAAGGTGGTCGCGGACCACGGGGAACTCGCGGTCGGCACCATCGATTCCTTCCTCATCTGGCGGCTCACCGGCGGCGCGGTCCACGCCACCGACGCCACCAACGCCAGCCGCACGCTCCTGTTCAACATCCACGCGATGCAATGGGACACCGAACTGCTCCGCTACTTCGGCGTCCCACTGGCGGCGCTGCCGGACGTGAAATCCTCGGTCGCGGAGTTCGGCGTCACGAAGGGGCTGGACTTCCTCCCGGACGGCGTGCCCATTCGCGGCGTGGCCGGCGACCAACAGGCGGCCCTCTTCGGGCAAGGGTGCTTCGGCCCCGGCGCGGCGAAGTGTACTTACGGGACCGGTGCGTTCTATCTGCTGCACACGGGCGACACGGCGGTGTCGTCGCAACACAAGTTGCTCACCACCGTGGCCGCGATGACCGACGCGAAGCCGAAATACGCCCTGGAAGGGGCCGTGTTCATCGCGGGTGCCGCCGTACAGTGGCTCCGCGACGGGCTCCACCTGTTCAAATCCGCGGCGGAAGTGGAACAACTCGCGAAAGAGTCGAACCCGGCGGAACCCGTGCTGTTCGTGCCGGGGTTCGTGGGGCTGGGCGCCCCGCACTGGGTGCCCGAGGCCCGCGGCGTGATCTTCGGCCTCACCCGCGCCACGACCGCCGCCGACCTGGGCCGTGCGGCACTGGAGGGCGTCGCGTTCCAGGTCGCGGACCTGATCGATGCGGCGGAGAAGGACGCGAAAGAACCGCCCCCCCCGGCCCCCGAAGAACCCACCCCCCAACCCCCTCCCCGCAGGGAGGGGGGGACGGCGCGTGATGCCTCCCGTGACTCTCCCGACGTACCCGAAATCCGTAGGTCTTTCTCCCCTCCCTTCAGGGAGGGGTTGGGGGTGGGTTCTGCGGGGGCCGGGGCGGTCGGTCTTCTCCGCGTCGATGGCGGCATGGCCCGCAACGACTGGTTCCTCCAGTTCCAGGCGGACGCCCTCGGGAGCCCGCTCTCCCGCGCCGCGCAGAGCGAATCCACCGCGCTCGGTGCGGCGTTCCTCGCGGCGGTCGGCGCGGGGCTGGCCGACCAGTCGAAGCTGGGCGCTGGTGGCCGCTGCGACGCGGTTCGAGCCCACGCTCCCGGCCGCCGACCGCGAGCGAAAGCTCGCCGCATGGCGCCGGGCCGTGCGGGCGGTGATCGGGTTCTACTCGGCCGGCGGGTGAAGTATCATCACGGTGCCTCCCCGCGCCCGCCGAGCCCCAAGATGGACACCGAAGGCATCGACATCGCCCTGTTCGACATGGACGGGTCGCTCGCCGACTACGACGGCGCGCTGGTCCGCGCCTTGGAGGAACTACGCGCGCCGGAAGAGCCGCCGATCACGCGGGAAAACTTGTGGCAGACCGAGGGGCGGGAACACATTCTGGCCCGGCTCCGCCTCATCAAGGGGCAGCCGGGGTGGTGGTTGAACCTCGACCCGATCTCGACCGGCATGACCGTTCTCCGCCTCTGCGAGCGGCTCGGGTTCGACGTTCACGTGCTGACAAAAGGCCCGAAGCGGTTCGCGCTGGCGTGGGACGAAAAGGTGCGGTGGTGCCAGCGGCACATCGGCCCGGACGTGGACGTTCACGTGACCAGCGACAAGGGGCTGGTGTACGGCAAGCTCCTGTACGACGACTACCCGGAGTACATGCTGCGCTGGTTGCGCCACCGGCCGCGCGGGCTGGGCGTCATGCCGGTGGCCCCGCACAACCGGGACTTCGTACACCCGAACGTCGTGAAATGGGACGGGACCAATCTCGAAGAGGTGACCCGGGCGGTCCTCGTCGCGAAGAACCGGAACCCCGGTGAAGCACTCGTGCTGGGCTGA
- a CDS encoding VOC family protein, translated as MERVQGIGGVFLKARDPSALATWYREHLGVPVEAGQTHGVITSASAGEMTVWSTFPADTAYFGPGPATFMVNYRVKNLDAMLAQLRAAGAKVEAKIEDYDYGRFGWANDPEGNRFELWEPK; from the coding sequence ATGGAGCGGGTCCAAGGCATCGGCGGCGTATTTCTCAAAGCCCGCGACCCAAGTGCACTGGCGACCTGGTATCGCGAGCACCTCGGCGTGCCCGTTGAAGCGGGACAAACCCACGGCGTGATAACCTCGGCTTCTGCCGGTGAGATGACCGTCTGGTCCACATTCCCCGCCGACACGGCGTACTTCGGCCCCGGTCCTGCAACTTTTATGGTCAACTACCGGGTGAAGAATCTCGACGCCATGTTGGCGCAGCTCCGGGCGGCGGGAGCGAAGGTGGAAGCCAAAATCGAGGATTACGACTACGGCCGCTTCGGTTGGGCGAACGACCCGGAAGGCAACCGCTTCGAGCTATGGGAGCCGAAATAG